The DNA window gcgggcagggcgaccacgacggcaaggagtGGACAAAGGAGGAGCTAGACGAGTTGGAGGCGAAATGGGGCTTTGACGTGAGTGCCAACGTTCAAAAGCAGACTTGGGCTCCGAACGACTCGCCCGGCCGACATTAAGTGCTGACTTGacatacctacctacagtGGCCGTTCTCTGGCATCGGATCATTTGCGCATCTGGACCACTCCAAGTGCCTGACTGATCCGTCGGTCAACTATGACATTGCCATTGTCGGCGCGCCCTTTGACACGGCCGTCTCCTTCAGGCCAGGTTCGTATCCAGCACACGTCGTCCAAAAGCTGAGAAGAGGAGAGGCGAGACTGACATGCTACGCCAAAGGTGCCCGCTTCGGGCCGCGGGCCATCCGCCAGGCCTCCTCCCGTCAGACAGGCTTCCGCGGCTTCAATGCTCGCGCGAGTGTCAACCCGTACCAGAACTGGGCCAAGATCATCGACTGCGGTGACATTCCCATCACGCCCTTTGACAACAACATTGCACGCGACCAGATGACGCAGGCTTTGACGGAGCTGggcaagcgcaaggccgtctcggcgctgagccccaagcccaagctCATGaccctgggcggcgaccacAGCCTGACGCTACCGGCACTACGGGCACTCAAGGAGATTCACGGGCGACCTATTCGTGTGCTCCACTTTGACGGTGAGGATACTTGGGTCGAACCTCGATACTGTAGTAGTAGATCTCTTGCTGACCTGACCGCCGATGACTGTTGCTGTGCAGCCCATCTCGACACTTGGAACCCCAATGCCTACCCCTCGTACTGGGGTGCGACGCAGTTCACGCATGGCTCCATGTTCTGGATGGCCAACCAGGAGGGCCTCCTCTCCAACTCGTCTACTGAGGCGTCGGTGCACGCTGGGCTGCGGACacgcctcggcggcacggAGTGGGtcgacaacgaggacgacTCGTCGCAGAACTGGGTGCGCTTttccgccgacgacatggacgacatGGGCACGCAGGGCATCATCGACGGCATCATGCGCGTGCTCGGCACCGAGGACCCTGTGTACCTGTCGGTGGACATTGACGTACTGGACCCGGCCTTTGCGCCTGGCACGGGCACGCCCGAACCCGGTGGCTGGACGACGCGCGAGCTGATCCGCGTACTCCGTGGCATCGAGGGTCTCAACCtcgtgggcgccgacgtcgtcgaggtgtCGCCCGCATACCAGGGCAGGGGTGAAGAGACAGctctggcggccgcccaggTTGTCTACGAGCTGCTGAGCTCCATGGTCAAGCGTGGCATGAAGGAGATGGGCAAGGAAGTGGTGCCCGAGACGAAGCAGAAGCTGCTCAAGGCCGCTGGGAAGAgcaacggcaaggacgagctGTGAGGCCGGCCCTTGACATGAAGTGCTTGCCTGCCGAGGCTTTCCCTAccttgcagcagcatgtgGTATGGCTACGAGCAGTATTGGACGCATGAAAGAGGAGTTGGGACGGATGGGCAGTTGTTGGGTTGTTGTTTCGATGACGGTGTATGAAGGAGAGGCAGTTGGCGTCCTTGAAAAGGCAGAGAGAAGCATTGTTTGTGCAAGATTCGCGAAAAAGAAAGTACATGTGATCAAATGACCGAAAAATCCCCCCTATCGACAAGGTGAGCAATACGGTGTCTTGAGGTGACCGTGCCCACGCCGTCCATGATGAGGGCGTCTGAGTCTTATCAGCGTTTCAGtggccgagcgcggcgtggGGCCGCATGGAACGTCCATGGATTGACTCACTAAAAAAACAAGGGACCCCGATTCGGCCACACATCGATCCCACCTGCTTTTAACTGCCCCAGTGCAGCCCACCCACCGAGCAAGCGaccccgccatcccgcccgcctctTGTCGAATTTCTTTGCCAGACCAGACCGACTTTGCCTGGACACAAGCCGCCTCCCGCATCGCTCCCTTCCCAACCCCgacgacgcacgcacggcagcCGGAAAGCAAGCGAGCCCACCATGGCGGCAGTGCAGGAGCTCGCTGAGCGAGTcaagggcgacgacaaggtctACGTCGACACCGacacgggcgccgacgaccagACGGCTGACGGCTCCGAGGCGAAGCCCTTCAAGACGCTCGCCTACGCCTACATTCacaacgccggcggccgtccgACTGCGCAATACCTCACCCGCGCCTCCGTCACCGGGGCCATTGGCCCGGATGAGGACCCCTCCGCGCGATTGACGTGGAAGGAGCCCGCCAAGAGCGCCGTCAAGAAGGCCCaaggcgccctcgacgcccacaagaagaagctggccaagcaggagcaggccctggccgcggaggaggcccgcaagaagcagcgcctcgacaaccttgaggcggccaagaagatcGTCCTCAAGGAGGACGCGAACCTGCCCAAGGCCGTTAAGATCATCATTGGCGACAAGGATGTGGagctcggtgacggcgccgacaagaagGGTGCCCGCGTCAAGGTCTCGGGCCGCATCCACCGGCTGAGGGCGCAGAAGCAGGCGACCTTCATCACCCTCAtcgacggtggcggccacCTGCAGTGCGTGCTGCAGGCCGGAGACCTGACCAGGACGTACAATGCCCTGACTTTCGCCCAGGGCACGTCCCTTACGCTGTACGGCGAAATGCGCAAGGTCCCCGAAGGCCAACAGGCGCCCGACAACCGCGAGCTGCACGTCGACTACTACGAGGTTATTGGCGCCTCCCccagcgacgaggatgccatcaccaacaaggTCTCGTCGGCTCAGAACCAGTGGGACGCACAGATGCTGGACAACCGACACCTGGTGCTGAGAGGAGACCATGCCGCGTCCGTGATGAAGCTacgcgcggccgtcgagtgGGCCTTTACCAAGGCCTATCACGAGATGAAGTTCGTCAAGGTTTCGCCACCGGCTCTCGTCCAGACCCAGGTTGAAGGCGGTGCCACCCTCTTCAAGGTGCCCTACTACGATGAGGAGGCCTACCTGACCCAGTCGTCCCAGCTCTACCTGGAGACGGTGCTGCCCAGTCTGGGCAACGTCTACTGCATCGAAAAGTCTTTCCGTGCCGAGAAGAGCCTGACGCGTCGCCACTTGTCCGAATACACGCACGTGGAGGCGGAGCTTGACTTTATCGATTTCTCCGACCTGCTGGAGCACCTCGAAGAGATCATCTGCCGCGTCATCGACACGGTTCTGGCGGATGCCGAGATGACGGCATTCCTTAAGGAACTCAACCCTGGTTTCGCGCGGCCCTCACGCCCCTTTATGCGCATGAAgtacgccgacgccatcgagtGGCTCAACAAGCAAGACCCGCCCATCCCCAACGAGGATGGCAACCCTCACGTCTTtggcgacgacatcgccgaggccgctgaGCGCAAGATGACCGACGCCATCAACCGGCCCATCTTCCTGACACACTTCCCCGTCGAGATCAAGGCCTTCTACATGAAGAAGGACCCCAGCGACCTCCGCGTTACGGAGAGCGTCGACTGCCTGATGCCTGGGGTTGGCGAGATCGTCGGTGGATCGATGAGGATGGAGGGctacgaggagctgctcgcggcgtACGACAAGCAGGGCATCCCCGCCAAGGATTACTACTGGTACACCGACCAGCGAAAGTGAGTTTGACACCCTATTTTTCCGATCGAGACATCGGCTAGGGACGGACGCTAATGGCTTCGGCCTGCAGGTATGGCACTTCGCCGCACGGCGGCTACGGGCTGGGCCTGGAGCGCTTCCTGGCCTGGATGGCTAACCAGCACACGGTTCGGACGACATGCATGTACCCACGCTTCATGGGGCGATGCAAGCCTTGAGCGAAGCACGCGTAGGATGGCGCATTGAGTTGGATGGTGGTTGGCATGAGCGACAATGGGCCTGTAGGGTAAATGTTGGGAATCGAGCTGGCCCTCGCCATAGCGACGGTATGGCTATATAAGAGCTGTCATATAGACGAAGGAAATGAGGCTTTGATCGTGGTTGCGCTGCCTGGTCGCGTGTCCTGTCAACAATCCCCGCCTTCACGCCTGTAGATGGCCTAGATGCCACTTGTGTGCCTCAGACCTAAAGTAGACCACGTTTCAGGATACCAACCCGTTCGAGATGGAGACGTGTCAGTGCCGAAACACAATTACGGGGTAAGTTGGTACCAGGTGAATTAGTCGCTCCGCTGCGACAAGATCGCAAACTCCTGATGACAGGAGGCCATGGCTGTCCACCGAACGGGCCGCCAGCCATCGGTCAAGGCTCGAGCCGTCCCTCCACCCATCCCGCCAAGCAAACGAGGCAATCACCGCGGGGAACGTGGCGCTGGGGTCGCCGTGCGTCCCTCGCCtttggtttttttttttttttgtttgcTGCGATGCCTTGCGATTGTGGCTACAGTCTCAAGTGCCTACTAGcagttagtagtagtagtattgTATGCCCCTGTTTCGTCTGCATCTACCTCGACGGGCAACCCCGGATCTGCGGGACGTGACAAAAAACACACACAAGACGTTCGTTCTGCTGCAAGCAAGTACCCTCTCACCCTGCAGGGACTGACAGGTGAGCGGGCGTGCCGCGTGCCGTGACGCCTGTTTGGGCAAGgcccgtctgtctgtccgccGTCCGTGATCTGCAGGACGGGGCCTGCTTCGCGTGGAGTGCTACTATTTCCATGGTACAAtatatatgtatgtacgaaggatgtatgtacgtacatagCACAAgcacgtatactgtacacgTACGTGGATGAGAGAGTGGGGATGGAGAGTGCATGCCGGTTTTGGCGtgcaagaagaagaatggCTGTCCCCGTTTCTGCGGCGTGGCATCGTGGGTAGGGAGGGGACGTTGCATGCATGGCTTGCCTTTTACCCGTGCAAGCATGCTGCCTGCTTCCTGTCCTTCTCGAAGCTTTGGATGTCCGAGATGGCTGCTCATCAAAAGATGGCGGAGAGGGGGCATGGGATGCTAGGGGACAACGTTCGGTTACCTTTTGGCTTTTTATAATCAGAATCATCAatgtgtctgtctgtgcaATGACTGGGTGACTCGGTTCATAAATGTGAAGGCGCTGTCTCGAAGTAGACGATGGAGCCGACGGATGCGAGAAGAGAGACTAACTACTAACTGTCGGGAGGTGACAGCCCAGGTTCTAGGCCCACCCAAGCCAGCATGCCAACGAGCTGCATGGGCGAGATaggcgggcgccgccagaTTGCTTACCGTCGTGGCGTCTCGTATGAGATTGGGGAGGGCCCGCGTCTTTTGGTGAGACAATACctacgtatgtatgtacgtattGTGACTGTTCTCGGTCACGGGCGCCCGTGAAGATTTGGTTGAAACCCGGCCCCCCGGCGCGAAACACGAGGTCAGTTCTTGGTACCTGTATTCGGTGATACAAAGGGCATTAAAACATCTGCCAGCCTTGTGTCTCCGTTATTAACGAGATCAAGGTAAAACGCAAACAAGGGTTATTAGGCGGGGGGCGTTGGTCCATTTGCCGGAAGCCTGCCCGGTGCCATGCTTTTCGGATCCGCCCGTGTTCGTCTTGGTTGGAAACGTGGAGCTACGTCCATATGAATACGTACTTGGCTATGCGGTTGAAGCGCCGTCTTCAAACAGACCTCGTTGGCAAACACTCGCTCCGCACTACGCCCATGGACACCCCCcccgggcgagcgggaggcACATCTCGATCATGGATGAGCGAGCAAAAGGGCATAACAAGGGCCAAGGGACCgagagcggccgcggcagcctcATGCGAAGCAGCAGGGCGATTCCCCGCTACGGGTGGGGTCGTGGGCGAGCGCGTGCATCGCAATCAATTTGATCaaccccgtccgtccccccccccggggcaGCCACTCGCGCCTTTTGTtggaggaggggaaggaaggggaggggagggttTTTGTTCCTCGTGTACACGGACAGAGAACCGCCATGCATACACATGCGGTCCAGACAAACACGTACTAACTTAGCATATACATACGAAATATGTAGCTCGTACGGGCTGCTCTGCGTGAAACGAGCGGTCCGGTTCCTGGTTCGACGAAAACGAAGAAACccagctgggcggcggcggcgcaagatTGCTGTCTTGTTCGTAGACTGACCACCGAAGGGGTCTTTGGAGTGTCTTATTTGGCGGCGCAGGGGTACATATATGCTAACCACTATCGAGAACTAACGTAaccttagtagtactacGGTCTGCGGTAGTAAGTAGCAAGCTTCACCCACGACAGGGAGCCAGGGAAAACCAGTAGTATATACGGCTTCCTTTTTGCTTCCTCCCGGATGGAAGGCTTCCCGAGGAATACGACTGTGGCATCTGTTTTGTCTCGCCCTGATCCCTCCCTCGGTCCCGTCCGACTCGCTGGCGAACGGAGCATCGTCAGCGGACGCTCCCGCaaggggcgcggcggcggctctgccgCGTCTGTCATGGGCAgaagagagagcgagcgccCTGAATAGCACCTAGTGCGGAGGCAATTATCGGGAAGAGGCCAAGCTGACGGGCAGCATGTCGTCACTTGCTTTGTGCGATGggggacgaagaagaggcaaGGTATGTTTGTTCTCCGTACCAAGTGAACCAAGTGACAGCCGTTACTCTGCCGTCTTCCGTGCATGCAACACAGGCGCAAGCAAGGCTTCGTaccagctcgtcggcgtgtgTGCATATTTCGTACATACGAACTGACAAAAGACCATCCATCATACAtagtagtacgaagtacgccgccgctggtcaTTGGATCCCTGCCAGGGGGTTCGTTCATTAAACTGTCAGCGCACGCTCGTCCCGTTTGGGCAACCGGCCATCCACGCACAACCCCTTTTCCCCTTCTGGCGGGGCGGCAAGGTAGGAAGGCAGGCGTgtcctccctctcctctcctctcctctccttccCCCCCACTCAGCCCCTCTCCCCAAGCTTCCCTGTCGCTGGTGGGCTGGGCGAGTCGACACGCGCTGGAAGTTTCCCGTCActgggcggcgtctcggcaggcgggctgcggctggctgaCCACTGACAGCGCTGTGCCTTGCTCCGGGTgtccgccgaggccctgTAAATTGTggctcccgcccgcctgccacAGGCGAGCCCGTCCAttggcccgcccgctgggcctcgacgttctcccgccgccctcccccaaCCCAACCAACCAGCTCCCGCCTGCGacggcgcccccccccccatctcCCCAAACAAACCCCCTCAAAATTGGGCTCACGCCAGGGGTTGGCCAcggctgcgctgcgtcgGCTGGTGGCAGCAGGAAGCTTAGcttggctgggcggccgtcctctggcgcccgtggcctgGCCCTGCATCCATCTTATTCATTCATTAATTCAGTCAATCGGTCATTCACCCACTCTCGGCGCATCCAGGCACACTCAATCAATGGGACCGCATCGATAATGGTGGGATAGTGGACTGCGTACCCTCCCAACTGTTCCccctcgtgccgccgccccagtgCAGAGTCGGATGCAATGCACATGAGCAGTGCCTCATTAACCTTCCGTGCTGAGGCTTGTGGGCCTCGAAAAGTAGGGAGGTACCTACATAAATGTAGTAATAACCTAGTAGTGCGATTGGAAGTGCCTGTGCCCTTAGTAGCAAAGGCTCTCGCTCCACGGACGGCTGTCAAAACATGACCTGCCGCTTTCTGTTCCGGGGGTGCTGCCAGCCGCTCGTCTCGAACCTGTTCCGAGTCCCGTTCGCCTGGGCCTTCTGGGGTGACCTCCAGCCACTGGGAGGTATTGCGCTGTGGTGCCTCGTCCACTGGACACCCTCGCCCACTGGATGACTGCCCActgaccggggggggggcgtctTAGTTGCATTGTCCCTTATTTTTTGATCCCCGAGCCGGCTCCACACCCCCATCTCGACACCTCGTCTGGTGCCTTACTTGACCTCGCGCCGCACTGCTCTCGCGCTCTCGCGTGtctttcttcctctcctcctccttccgctcctcctccccttcctcgcTCTCTACTCCCTACACCTGCGAGGTGAGCCTCAGGCCGACTACAATTCATATTCCCTGCCCCGTCGACcctgtccgccgcccgcgataTCCTGCTACGCATCATCGCTTCGTCTTTTCACCTCCTCGTTCCTCAACCTTTTCCATCTTCTGTGAGCTGTTGGCACACCCCTGCTCCAGATGCTGTTCCCGAGCGAGGCCAGCTTTTGAGACGCACATCATCTTCTTCGACACTTATCGACGCTCGTTCCGCCTATTTTAATTacctcttttttttttgggctCCGTTGCCTACGTCCGTTGCTCACGAGACCCTCCGTTTTCGAGAGATCCCGGTCATTGCATCCCGCagtcctcctcgacctcgacaccGGCCTTCCTATGCCCTTCGACACTCTCGCTCAGCCCATTACTGGCCGCGCTTTTGTATCCTTCGACAAGCATTTTCCACGCCACCTCGATTTCTTCACACGACTTGTCGGCTTGCCGCACTAGGATTCTTGCTCGCCCTATCGGTCGACTGTTTCTGTTACCTTGCGGGACCCGGATCATCGTCCAGCACGCCGCTTGTATCCAACAGCTTTATATttgcatacatacatacgtatTCTAGCTCCTAGCTTGCTTGCGGCGGTTCGATTCACACATCTTGGGCAGCCTGCTCGTCTACTTCGACGACGCTTGCTGCAACTGTTTCTCGCCGGCTCACTCAGCAGCCTGGTCCTCCCCCTTATTCGCCTCATTCGACACCTTGCGACTCCCTGGACTCTACTTGGAGTCACGAGCTGCCTTTCGCGTCTTACATCTTTCGTGCCTCCCCAAGGCACGTCCAATCTTTCAAAACGGCGGTCCTATCGCATTCCGGGCGGGACTCGCTCGTCCCCCCTCACCTTCTAGGTATGCAGGACCTCAACGCACccgtcggccaaggcggccccAATCCTGGCGCCCCTGGTCGTTTCCAAGGCCATGCCTCCAAGCCCTCAACCAGTGACACTGGCTTTTCGCACGGCGCCTTCACCTCCAACATCTCGGGCTTTGCCGaccgtcatcctcgtcgaggcaATGTCCCTTCGCTGAACACGCAGGCTATGGGCCACCAGAACCAGCCGGGGTCTCCCTCCAATGCCGGTGACCTGGCCAGCCCAGGCACCGCTTTCGATATGCAGTTCACCCCACTACTTCCGTCTCAGTTGCTCCTTGGGAGCCCCTTTCAACCTGGGAGCCCTGCTGCTTTTGGCAGCCCGCAATTCCAGAGTCTGCCAGGATTCCAACAGgctggccagcagcacggggGCAACCAGGgccacagcggcggcgtctctAGCCCTATTCAGCAGAGCATCTCTCCACAGCCTTACCAGACGATGGTGTCTCCTTCGACCTATGGGGCACCGCAGTTCTTCCCTCCTCAGTCGCCCACCGGGGGCTTCAGCATGCAGGCACCCATgcagcccgcctcgcccgtgtccATGGGATCCGGTGTTGTAACTGGCACCAGCCGCACGGTGTATCTCGGCAACATCCCCCCGGACACGTCGGCAGAGGAAATTCTGGGACACGTTCGCAGCGGGCAGATCGAGTCTGTGCGCCTCCTTCCCGACAAAAACTGTGCCTTCATTTCGTTCCTCGACGCCAGTTCCGCTACCCACTTCCACTCAGATGCCATCTTGAAAAAGCTCTGCATCAAAAGTCAGGATATCAAAGTCGGCTGGGGCAAGCCATCCCAGGTCCCCACTTCTGTGGCCCTAGCTGTGCAGCAGTCTGGTGCCTCTCGCAATGTCTACCTGGGAAATCTTCCAGAGGATATtaccgacgccgagctgcgcgaggaccTGGGAAAATTCGGCGTCATTGACACTGTCAAGATTGTCAGGGAGAAAAATATTGCCTTCGTCCACTATCTCTccatcgccaacgccatcaaggccgtTTCTCAGCTCCCCCAGGAGCCAAAGTGGCAGGCACCTCGCCGTGTCTTCTACGGCAAAGACCGATGCGCCTACGTGTCCAAGACACAACAGCAGAACGCCGCCCAGTACCTGGGAATTGCTCCTGGATACGCGCACATGTTGACAGGGGCTGATCGTGATCTGATTTCGAACGCCCTTGCCCAGCAGTCcgtggccgctgctgccgtcgccaccaccgccggaGGAATAAACAACTTGGGTAACCGCACCATCTACCTAGGTAACATTCACCCTGAGACGACCATCGAGGAGATTTGCAATGTGGTAAGGGGTGGTCTGTTGCACCACATCCGCTACATTCCGGACAAGCACATCTGCTTCGTCACCTTCATTGACCCGACTGCGGCTGCTTCCTTCTACGCCCTCAGCAACCTGCAAGGCTTGATGATTCACAACCGACGACTCAAGATCGGGTGGGGAAAGCATTCTGGTGCGCTGCCTCCGGCTATTGCCCTTGCAGTAAGTGGCGGTGCCTCTCGCAACGTCTATGTTGGCAACTTGGACGAGACATGGACCGAGGACCGCCTGCGCCAGGACTTCTCCGAATTTGGCGAGATTGAACTGGTCAACACCCTGAGGGAGAAGAGCTGCGCGTTTGTGAACTTCACCAACATTGCCAATGCCATCAAGGCTATCGAGGCGATCCGCGGCAAGGAAGAGTACCGGAAATTCAAAGTCAACTTCGGCAAGGACCGCTGCGGAAACCCGCCCCGCCAGATGCAGCAAAATCAGTCTCCCCGGGGCGATGGAGTCTCGTCGCCCCCGCCCAACGGGTCGCAGAGCAACAGCTCGCCTCCGAATGGCCCACAGCAATCGGCTGTATTGTTCAACGCCAACAATAACCCGCTCACCATGTACCTCAGCCAACTGTCCCAGCAGGTtcagcaccaacagcagcaacaaacccaacagcagcacccgATGCACATGCAGCACCCACTCTTCCATGCAGCACAGTCGTCGCCCAACGATCTGTCCCTAGATGTGCCCCAGCAGGGTCAGTTGAGTGGCCACGGCCAATCCGCTAGTATCTCCAATGGGtatgctgccgctgccgctgccgtctccGGTGCAACCACCATCGGCGGTTTGCTCGCTCCTGGACCTCGAGGTCAACACAGCCGTGCGGTCAGCCTTCCGGTCCTGGCCCCTGGTTTCGAGAACGGTGGCAATAGCCCCGGCAGCGTCCCGGGAAGCAATGGAAGCGAGGGCGAACGTCGTGGCCACCACTACCAGGCTAGCTTTGGAGGGATGGGagccggcggcttcggcctgGCGATCCAGGGTGGTCTTAACGGAtgggtcgaggaagaggtggCAAACTAATATCACACAGCCCCAAAACGACATGAGAAATTTGTATTTGTTGTAATTGAAATTGGGGTCGTCTGTCCTTTCTGCACACACCTTACTTTACgttctttttctttttcgtCTACTCTTTTTGCACATTCTGATAATAGTCTCCTTCCGCTGAGTGTATGATGGGTCGTCATTTTCGGGATAGCATGACGAGGACGGTTGTGGTAGCATCCCCAGAGAGCGGAGAGGGGATGAAGGGACGGAGATGCAAAGGCCGAGCGGCCAGACCTGCTACAAGCATGGTGGGCCTCTGCATGAAAGCGGGACCAGAAGAGATGGGAACGTGAGCTCGGCATTCCTCGGGCACTGAATAAAGCCAGGGACAAAGACAGACATTTCAAAGGGACTGAAAGGGTCTAGTATGGCCGAGCCAGGGCTGGATGATCGTGACTTGTGAGTTATGATCCGGTCAGCTGGGGAATAGTACGTAGGCGCGTGATTAGCCGGAACAGATACGGTTTGGTCACCAATTGCTCTTAATGAAGGCGACGACTGTACACGGCTGTGACCCAATATTCTGCACCGATACCACAACTCCTTTATGAGAGTACTCACTGCGTGCAAATATACTGAGCAGCATGCGGCTTATTACCGCGCCAGCGAGCTAGAATCCAGCCGGCTCCTCCTTGGCTGGAAATGCCGGCGCCTTGACATTTGCGCGGCACTCTGCCTTCCAGTTGCGAGGGGTGAACTTGTCTACGATAGACTTGAACGCCTCCTAGACATGATCAGTTAGCAGACATTCAGACTCGTCGGAGGGGCCTGAGACAAGGTTGGAAGTTACCAGCGTGCAAAAGGACTCATCACCGTCGAGATGTTTACCCGCGGCCTTGCACCCCGGCACGGTAACAGGCTGGTCGTTGTAGCGGACGCGGACGTAGTAGCCCTGGAGCTTGGCCCTTTCCGAGTCGCTCAGGTCGCTGGTGGGCTTGCGGCCGATGCCGGtgggctgctcgccggcgcgagAGCCGCCCAGAAATGAGGGCAGCCACGAGGACAGTTGcgaagaggccgaggtggacgaggcgggggGTGCTGGTGTATCGGCATGGCGgaagagctcgacggcgataTGGCTGGTgaatggcggccatgcgTCCGTGTTGAAGGCCCCTAGGCTGGCCAGTGTTGCGGCGAGGGTTGTATCGTGGCACCCGCTCAGGCCGAATTGCACGGGTCTGGCGGTGGCATCGGGGAGACGAGACTGGGACGTCACCTCATACCGCCCGTCTGCGGCGGTGTGCTCGGCACTGCCAACCATGCGGGAGACCACGTccgcgagcaggccgccgatgccgagggTGCGGTACTCGCGACTCTCCTTGTACCCGGCGAACcactcctcgacgccgatcTTTTCGACGATTTGCTTGACCTGGGGGTCGTAGAACTCCTTTGGCAATCTTGTGTCCGGGCCGTGGGCCTTGGTAGCATTGATGGTGTCCATGATGCCGCTCAATCGCGGCCGCGCATCAACAGCAACCTTGGGGCTGTCGTCGGGCATCCACTTGCCAAGTCTCTTGT is part of the Purpureocillium takamizusanense chromosome 7, complete sequence genome and encodes:
- a CDS encoding Acid phosphatase (EggNog:ENOG503NV73~COG:I), with the protein product MSTLEPRPPYSDAELAALYPPQLRLQQVQILLRHGERTPVNARFTNTGLAPFWPYCSSYRNLRSAILDPAASGAVVQGRPFSTLEWKRRLETFGANDVAVVAAGPKGELDGICDMGMLTDRGRETTLELGQRLRRLYVDQLGFLPAGIKDTDFLYLRATPIPRALESMQQAFHGLYPPHTRAPDLPPPMVLARTPSDETLFPNDGNCRRFAALSRAFAQRAADRWNDSEDMAFLNKRLGKWMPDDSPKVAVDARPRLSGIMDTINATKAHGPDTRLPKEFYDPQVKQIVEKIGVEEWFAGYKESREYRTLGIGGLLADVVSRMVGSAEHTAADGRYEVTSQSRLPDATARPVQFGLSGCHDTTLAATLASLGAFNTDAWPPFTSHIAVELFRHADTPAPPASSTSASSQLSSWLPSFLGGSRAGEQPTGIGRKPTSDLSDSERAKLQGYYVRVRYNDQPVTVPGCKAAGKHLDGDESFCTLEAFKSIVDKFTPRNWKAECRANVKAPAFPAKEEPAGF
- a CDS encoding Asparagine--tRNA ligase (COG:J~EggNog:ENOG503NVRS~BUSCO:EOG09261CQG), which codes for MAAVQELAERVKGDDKVYVDTDTGADDQTADGSEAKPFKTLAYAYIHNAGGRPTAQYLTRASVTGAIGPDEDPSARLTWKEPAKSAVKKAQGALDAHKKKLAKQEQALAAEEARKKQRLDNLEAAKKIVLKEDANLPKAVKIIIGDKDVELGDGADKKGARVKVSGRIHRLRAQKQATFITLIDGGGHLQCVLQAGDLTRTYNALTFAQGTSLTLYGEMRKVPEGQQAPDNRELHVDYYEVIGASPSDEDAITNKVSSAQNQWDAQMLDNRHLVLRGDHAASVMKLRAAVEWAFTKAYHEMKFVKVSPPALVQTQVEGGATLFKVPYYDEEAYLTQSSQLYLETVLPSLGNVYCIEKSFRAEKSLTRRHLSEYTHVEAELDFIDFSDLLEHLEEIICRVIDTVLADAEMTAFLKELNPGFARPSRPFMRMKYADAIEWLNKQDPPIPNEDGNPHVFGDDIAEAAERKMTDAINRPIFLTHFPVEIKAFYMKKDPSDLRVTESVDCLMPGVGEIVGGSMRMEGYEELLAAYDKQGIPAKDYYWYTDQRKYGTSPHGGYGLGLERFLAWMANQHTVRTTCMYPRFMGRCKP
- a CDS encoding Agmatinase (COG:G~EggNog:ENOG503NUEG~SECRETED:SignalP(1-18~SECRETED:cutsite=SAA-CG~SECRETED:prob=0.2691)) is translated as MKSTALVSLLLWSGLSAACGGQGDHDGKEWTKEELDELEAKWGFDWPFSGIGSFAHLDHSKCLTDPSVNYDIAIVGAPFDTAVSFRPGARFGPRAIRQASSRQTGFRGFNARASVNPYQNWAKIIDCGDIPITPFDNNIARDQMTQALTELGKRKAVSALSPKPKLMTLGGDHSLTLPALRALKEIHGRPIRVLHFDAHLDTWNPNAYPSYWGATQFTHGSMFWMANQEGLLSNSSTEASVHAGLRTRLGGTEWVDNEDDSSQNWVRFSADDMDDMGTQGIIDGIMRVLGTEDPVYLSVDIDVLDPAFAPGTGTPEPGGWTTRELIRVLRGIEGLNLVGADVVEVSPAYQGRGEETALAAAQVVYELLSSMVKRGMKEMGKEVVPETKQKLLKAAGKSNGKDEL
- a CDS encoding uncharacterized protein (BUSCO:EOG09261ZFN~COG:A~EggNog:ENOG503NX75), translating into MQDLNAPVGQGGPNPGAPGRFQGHASKPSTSDTGFSHGAFTSNISGFADRHPRRGNVPSLNTQAMGHQNQPGSPSNAGDLASPGTAFDMQFTPLLPSQLLLGSPFQPGSPAAFGSPQFQSLPGFQQAGQQHGGNQGHSGGVSSPIQQSISPQPYQTMVSPSTYGAPQFFPPQSPTGGFSMQAPMQPASPVSMGSGVVTGTSRTVYLGNIPPDTSAEEILGHVRSGQIESVRLLPDKNCAFISFLDASSATHFHSDAILKKLCIKSQDIKVGWGKPSQVPTSVALAVQQSGASRNVYLGNLPEDITDAELREDLGKFGVIDTVKIVREKNIAFVHYLSIANAIKAVSQLPQEPKWQAPRRVFYGKDRCAYVSKTQQQNAAQYLGIAPGYAHMLTGADRDLISNALAQQSVAAAAVATTAGGINNLGNRTIYLGNIHPETTIEEICNVVRGGLLHHIRYIPDKHICFVTFIDPTAAASFYALSNLQGLMIHNRRLKIGWGKHSGALPPAIALAVSGGASRNVYVGNLDETWTEDRLRQDFSEFGEIELVNTLREKSCAFVNFTNIANAIKAIEAIRGKEEYRKFKVNFGKDRCGNPPRQMQQNQSPRGDGVSSPPPNGSQSNSSPPNGPQQSAVLFNANNNPLTMYLSQLSQQVQHQQQQQTQQQHPMHMQHPLFHAAQSSPNDLSLDVPQQGQLSGHGQSASISNGYAAAAAAVSGATTIGGLLAPGPRGQHSRAVSLPVLAPGFENGGNSPGSVPGSNGSEGERRGHHYQASFGGMGAGGFGLAIQGGLNGWVEEEVAN